The region TCAGGTGATGTGATGCATGCTCCAGTTTAAGAAACAGTGACCTTTCAAGCCCTTCGACTCACTCAGAATTAAATACATCAGAAGTCATGATACACCGTCACCTCTATTGCCTTGTTCCACCCACACAGCTGCGGAGCCCACCCTCTTAGAATTCTGCAACCCCCTTAGAATTCCGTCAATCTCCTCAAAGACCAAGTTACCAACTGGAATATAAACCTACTCCATGATGGTCATCACTATTTCCCCAAAACaccaaactaagaaaaaaaaaaattctcaggaaTCAGTAACTCAATCATTGAACCATTTATATCCAACTGTCACcctggttcagttggttggagcatcgtcccacacaccaaaggttgtgggttcaattcccagtcagggcacttacttaggttgcagttttgattctCAGTTGGGGcaagtacgggaggcaaccaatccatgtttctctctcacatctcttacctctctctctctctctctctctctgtaaattaaaaaacatatccttaggtgaggattttttttaaatccagctgTCAAAACTACCCATTTCTCTACATGTGGCTTTTACCCTAGCATATTTCAACATAAATGaatctaagaaaagaaaaagacaaagatttTAAGTGATACACCACTCCAATACTCTTTACTGCTCTAGAACCCTCACTGCAATTTTACATATTAGCAGGAAAATTAATCAAATTTGAATAGGAAGAATTAGAGTAAAAATATtggatactttttcttttaatcttcagTTTAAGCATGATTTCCgttcaacattttaactgaagaGAAGTTCTGATCATTTTCTTGGTATTTTTTTCATGCTTAACATTTTGCCCAGTCTTTGAAAACCTTCTCCAGCTTTTGGCCAAGCAGAACTTTGCCACTTACTTTGAACTTGCCGGCAAGGAAAGCCTTCTGAGGGTTTATTTTACCCAAAACCAACTCCATAAAGACAGGTTCCGGGATTGTGAAGACGGTATCCGCTGGGAGCCTGGCAGATCCTGGATACATGTCCCCAGAGCCATTCTTCAGATCAATGGTcctctgcaggatggtcttcccATCTTTGGTGATGTCCAGCTGGAAGATGGCATTCACTTTCTTTACCATTTGGGCCCCCGCTTCTTTGATGTGTTGGCTAATGTCCTCAAACACAAGGAAGCTCTGGAATTCCGGCAGCTCTAGAGGGTGTGGCATGGCAGGTTTCGGAGCTGAACCCAGGTCCTTGAACTGACCCACCTGAGGTCCATCCCCGGCTTTGATCTTGGGTTGATGGTCAGTTCTCTTCCACATCTTACTGTGCTGGTCCTCTTGACCTAGTCATCTGGTTTGGGAGCAGCTATGGCCAGATTAATAGCTGCAGGTCAGATTGTGACATCAAAGGTAAGGCCCAAGCAGGGAATGAGGCTGTATTGTGTGTGTTGCAGTATTATTGGCTCATCAGATGCTAACATGTGACATGGGGTGAGGGCTCAGACAGGTAATTATGAGGCAGAGCCACACCACCAAGCCCTAAACCAATCAGGGCTATTGGTCTCACAAGCTCAGAAGGGTCTGGACCCCATGTTGGGAATAAGGAAAACTGACCCCAGAAGGTTCTTTGGTGACACGAGCTCTGTCCTTACAACGCAGGCGTCTCCCAGTAGCAACCTTAGCTGAGAGAGCAGTTATTCTGATTCCTTCAAAAGTGGGTAGTCCTCAAGCAACAGACTGTGGTGCTGGGTTTGGCTTTAGCTGGCTGCTGGTGGAGGGGGAAATGCTTTTAGAGCAAAAGAGCTGGTTGGAGAAGGAATCGGCACAGGGCCTGCATCAATCAGATAGCTTCCAGAAGCACAgtgagagggaggaaaaaataaaaaagaaatatccctAAGATGAACAAAAGACTCTGCTGGTCTAACATAATAATTGCAGGTAATAATATAATCCTTACTCTGGCACTGTTCCAGGCACTCACTGTACATGTATTAACATTTTGTAGTTGTAAAACTCATctaaaggatatattttccatttatttttagagagagtaaaagggaaggaggttggggaaagagagagagagagaggaagaaacatcgatgtaagagagacatacctattggctgtctcccacatgcGCCCAACTGGGACAAGGAtcgaactgcaacccaggtacatgcccttgaccaggaattgaatccagaCTCTTTACtacgagggccaatgctctaaccactgatcacaCTGACCATGGCTGTGTTAACATCTTTAAATCCTCATTACAGCCCTTTGAGGAAGGTACTActttttgtccccattttacaaataagaaaactgaggcaggaaGAAATGATTTGCCCAAAGCCACATAGTTAGTAAGTAGGGTAGCAATGTCTAAACAGAGGTGGAATCACTCTAGACCCCACTTTTAGTCTATCTGATGCTTTCTCATGATTAGAATGAGGAGTTTGGGGCAGGAATGTCACTGAATTGCTGTTGTGCCCTTCTCAGTGCAATATGTCAGGGGGATGTGGTGTCAATATGTCCCATTGCTGGTtatgttgaccttgatcacttGACAAGGTGGTATCTACTAGATTTTTCCACTGTAGTTACTGTTTCTCCCTTTGTAATGAGTAAGTATCTTGTGGGGAGATACTTTGAGACTTTGCAAATATCCTGTTTCATATCATACTTCAGCTCAGTCTCTTCTGTATCCACCCATGGTCCATCCGTGTGATGTGTGCTAAAGGTCATTTTCTATTCCTGTCACGCCCTTCAGTTTTCATGATTGGAATTCGACTATAAGGAAGAGTTATGCCTTATCCCCCATTTCTTTGTTCAATTATGCATTTGTTTCAATATGAACTTgtgaatatttgttttattctgtgGGTCATAATCTATTATCctcattatttgttttcttgcAAATTGCCCCAGATTTGGTCATTGGAAGCTCCATCCAGCTGGTGCCTGTGTCCTTCCCTCACCATACTGCTGTTATAAGAAGTGAAGATACATTAAATGGAGTTGCTGATAGCTTTGTTCTGTCTGGGAGGAatgcagaaaattaaaaaaagactttggcACATCTTCTTTGGTACATGATGGATGAGCTGGTATTATCAATATGGAgcagttaaacaaaacccagtgGCCTCCGAAATCAAGTCTATTCTGAGAGCGCCAGGTATAGACAATATCTGCATAGAAATTTTAAAGTGAAGAGgcaagagccctagctggttttctcaatggttagagtgtcagccctcagtcCAAAGGGttaagggttcaattcctggtccagggtgcatacctcagttgcaggttccccagacctggttggggcacatgtaggaggcagccaatcaatgtgtctctctctctccccctcctccctcccttctgctctctctagaGAAAATATCCTGGGTGTGAGGATTTAATAAAAGAAGAGGCAGGCAATTTCCCAGTAAGTTTACTGTGAGCAACCCACAGAAAAATGGGCCCCATCGCCACCCATATCTGCTTTTCCTCAAGGGAGGGTTTGGCCCTTCCACATTATTCAAATAGGTCCCCAAATGGTCTGTCACTCCTGCCTTAGACTGTCAGGGGGGAGCACAGTTCCATAACCCATACATGTCACcttcatgtttctatcttttaTCAGTGGTATTTCCACTTAAAAAGGAATCCCAGTATGAAAGGCGACTATGCACATGGAAAGGTCCTCAACCTCATTAGTCACTGgggacatgcaaattaaaactacagtgacTCATCACACACAAATAGTTTTTTGTAACTGTGTATGGTAATGGATGTTATCTAGActtcaaatcattatgttgtgcacctgaaactaataacgTTATATGTccattatacctcaatttaaaaaagatgttGAGTGATTTTGAGGTGAAGAGA is a window of Myotis daubentonii chromosome 8, mMyoDau2.1, whole genome shotgun sequence DNA encoding:
- the SCP2D1 gene encoding SCP2 sterol-binding domain-containing protein 1, with translation MWKRTDHQPKIKAGDGPQVGQFKDLGSAPKPAMPHPLELPEFQSFLVFEDISQHIKEAGAQMVKKVNAIFQLDITKDGKTILQRTIDLKNGSGDMYPGSARLPADTVFTIPEPVFMELVLGKINPQKAFLAGKFKVSGKVLLGQKLEKVFKDWAKC